Proteins encoded in a region of the Phaenicophaeus curvirostris isolate KB17595 chromosome 20, BPBGC_Pcur_1.0, whole genome shotgun sequence genome:
- the GARNL3 gene encoding GTPase-activating Rap/Ran-GAP domain-like protein 3 isoform X6, giving the protein MSLDKFEKSPREIFHPEIQKDLLVLEEQEGSVNFKFGVLYAKDGQLTDDEMFSNETGSENFERFLHLLGDTITLRGWTGYRGGLDTKNDTTGTSSVYTVFQGHEIMFHVSTMLPYSRENKQQVERKRHIGNDIVTIVFQEGEESSAVFKPSMIRSHFTHIFALVRYNKQNDSYRLKIFSEESVPLFGPPLPSPPVFTNHQEFRDFVLVKLINGEKATLETPTFSQKRQRTIDMLIRSLYQDLMPDLHKVNNMLNRRSFSDVLPESPKSTRKKEEARQAEFVRLGQALKLKTTVKGDATANLATTSFCKKEPWESQSFCSNFPHEVVCADSWGQSLLVSTDAGILLIDDGQSSVQVFDKTLQVKQMHVLEALDLLIARTDKGKDSRLLVFRLSGLQKDIETKQIIRSKYDCRENKLERTKGCHLYAINTHHGSELRIVVAIRNKLLLVTKKYNPCNSSTSSSLSPSSESPVEEFQYIREICLSDPPVVMALVDGPTGDSDNMICVAYRHQFDLVNESTGESYRLHHIETNKVNFVAAIDVYEDGEAGLLLCYNYVCQYRKVYPFNGGSPLIQPSAYDFHFSWNQVPYAVVCAFPYILAFTTDSIEIRLVVNGNLVHTAVVPELQLVASRSDIYFKATAAVSGSSDNSSKEMSSRNSPQTPTAYEISECPLSSLEGEVPCKNLYKIPLSNLVGRSIERPLKSPLAPKVITTTTSSGIASPPATHSLSLSRMEIKEIASRTRKELLGLLDEPLPKTESTQKQRKLPRRQSDPKQGAVRSTSSDRIISSSFESYSEGCHLSTSSDPDNLANREESSPSSYPFQLISLYDEDIIDLK; this is encoded by the exons ATGAGTCTTGACAAATTTGAGAAGAGCCCAAGAGAAATTTTTCATCCTGAGATACAAAAG GACTTGCTGGTTCTTGAAGAGCAAGAG GGATCTGTGAATTTCAAATTTGGAGTCCTTTATGCTAAGGATGGGCAGCTTACAGATGATGAAATGTTCAGCAATG AAACTGGAAGTGAAAACTTTGAAAGATTTTTGCATCTCTTGGGTGACACAATTACATTGAGAGGCTGGACAGGCTACAGAGGAGGACTGGACACTAAAA ATGATACAACAGGAACCTCTTCTGTCTATACAGTTTTTCAAGGGCATGAAATTATGTTCCACGTTTCAACCATGCTACCATATTCTAGAGAGAACAAGCAGCAG GTAGAAAGGAAGCGACATATTGGAAATGACATTGTCACTATCGTATTTCAGGAAGGCGAAGAGTCTTCTGCAGTGTTCAAGCCATCCATGATTCGCTCTCATTTTACAc ATATTTTTGCCTTGGTGAGATATAATAAACAGAATGATAGTTACAG gctgaaaatattttcagaagaaagcGTTCCTCTCTTTGGGCCTCCCCTTCCTTCACCACCTGTGTTTACAAATCATCAGGAATTCAGGGATTTTGTGTTAGTGAAAT TaataaatggggaaaaagcCACCTTGGAAACCCCAACATTTTCTCAGAAACGTCAACGCACTATAGATATGCTGATCCGCTCTTTATACCAAGACCTGATGCCTGATCTACACAAGGTAAAT AATATGCTTAATAGAAGGTCCTTCAGTGATGTGTTACCAGAGTCCCCAAAATCAACACGGAAAAAAGAGGAGGCTCGGCAAGCAGAGTTTGTCCGACTTGGTCAG GCATTGAAATTGAAAACCACTGTGAAAGGGGATGCCACAGCTAACTTGGCAAccacaagcttttgtaaaaagGAG CCTTGGGAATCTCAGTCTTTCTGCAGTAATTTTCCTCATGAGGTTGTCTGTGCAGATTCTTGGGGCCAGTCCTTGCTGGTTTCTACAGATGCTGGCATCTTGTTAATAGATG atGGTCAATCATCAGTGCAAGTATTTGATAAAACTCTCCAAGTAAAGCAGATGCATGTGTTGGAAGCTCTGGATCTTTTGATTGCCCGGACAGACAAAG GTAAAGACTCTCGTCTCCTTGTCTTCAGGCTCAGTGGTCTCCAAAAAGATatagaaacaaagcaaataataaGGAGCAAATACGACTGCCGAGAAAATAAACTGGAAAGAACAAAAG GCTGCCATTTGTATGCCATTAATACTCACCATGGCAGTGAACTGAGGATTGTTGTGGCTATTCGGAACAAACTACTTCTCGTCACAAAGAAGTATAATCCATGCAACAGTTCAACCAGCAGCTCTTTGTCACCGTCATCGGAATCTCCAGTAGAGGAGTTCCAGTACATCCGG GAAATATGCCTTTCTGACCCTCCAGTAGTTATGGCGCTGGTGGATGGACCTACTGGAGACAGTGACAATATGATCTGTGTAGCGTATCGGCATCAGTTTGATTTAGTTAATGAGAGTACTGGGGAGTCCTATAGATTGCATCACATTGAAACAAACAAG GTTAATTTTGTTGCAGCTATTGATGTATATGAAGATGGTGAAGCTGGTCTACTGTTGTGTTATAACT ATGTTTGCCAATACAGAAAGGTATATCCTTTCAATGGAGGTTCTCCACTGATCCAGCCATCAGCTTATGACTTCCACTTCAGCTGGAATCAAGTTCCTTATGCTGTtg TCTGTGCTTTCCCTTATATCCTTGCCTTCACTACTGATTCCATTGAGATCCGATTAGTGGTGAATGGGAACTTAGTCCACACAGCAGTTGTGCCTGAGCTTCAACTTGTAGCATCAAGG tcagatatttattttaaagctactGCTGCAGTAAGTGGGTCGTCTGACAACAGCTCTAAGGAAATGAGTTCAAGGAATTCTCCTCAAACACCAACAGCTTATGAAATATCAGAATGCCCTCTTTCTTCTCTAGAAG GTGAAGTTCCTTGCAAAAACCTGTACAAAATTCCTCTCAGTAATCTGGTTGGGCGAAGCATTGAACGACCTCTGAAGTCACCTTTGGCTCCCAAGGTCATCACTACTACCACATCCAGTGGCATTGCCTCTCCTCCAGCTACTCACTCACTATCCTTATCTCGtatggaaattaaagaaattgcAAGCAGAACGCGTAAAGAATTGCTGG GCCTCTTGGATGAGCCTTTACCCAAGACAGAAAGTacacagaagcaaagaaagCTTCCTCGAAGACAGTCGGACCCCAAGCAGGGAGCAGTAAGATCAACTAGCAGTGACAG GATAATCTCAAGCTCTTTTGAAAGCTATTCTGAAGGATGTCATCTTTCCACTAGTTCAGATCCTGATAATTTAGCAAACAGGGAGGAGAGCTCACCATCCAGCTATCCATTTCAGCTGATTTCTTTATATGATGAAGACATCATCGACCTGAAGTGA
- the GARNL3 gene encoding GTPase-activating Rap/Ran-GAP domain-like protein 3 isoform X5, with the protein MILQTKLSLLVEVATSKQNLNIQGCYSFICVIFNISVLKILFCLQDLLVLEEQEGSVNFKFGVLYAKDGQLTDDEMFSNETGSENFERFLHLLGDTITLRGWTGYRGGLDTKNDTTGTSSVYTVFQGHEIMFHVSTMLPYSRENKQQVERKRHIGNDIVTIVFQEGEESSAVFKPSMIRSHFTHIFALVRYNKQNDSYRLKIFSEESVPLFGPPLPSPPVFTNHQEFRDFVLVKLINGEKATLETPTFSQKRQRTIDMLIRSLYQDLMPDLHKVNNMLNRRSFSDVLPESPKSTRKKEEARQAEFVRLGQALKLKTTVKGDATANLATTSFCKKEPWESQSFCSNFPHEVVCADSWGQSLLVSTDAGILLIDDGQSSVQVFDKTLQVKQMHVLEALDLLIARTDKGKDSRLLVFRLSGLQKDIETKQIIRSKYDCRENKLERTKGCHLYAINTHHGSELRIVVAIRNKLLLVTKKYNPCNSSTSSSLSPSSESPVEEFQYIREICLSDPPVVMALVDGPTGDSDNMICVAYRHQFDLVNESTGESYRLHHIETNKVNFVAAIDVYEDGEAGLLLCYNYVCQYRKVYPFNGGSPLIQPSAYDFHFSWNQVPYAVVCAFPYILAFTTDSIEIRLVVNGNLVHTAVVPELQLVASRSDIYFKATAAVSGSSDNSSKEMSSRNSPQTPTAYEISECPLSSLEGEVPCKNLYKIPLSNLVGRSIERPLKSPLAPKVITTTTSSGIASPPATHSLSLSRMEIKEIASRTRKELLGLLDEPLPKTESTQKQRKLPRRQSDPKQGAVRSTSSDRIISSSFESYSEGCHLSTSSDPDNLANREESSPSSYPFQLISLYDEDIIDLK; encoded by the exons ATGATACTACAGACTAAATTGTCATTATTAGTTGAAGTGGCCACTTCCAAACAAAACTTAAATATACAAGGATGTTACAGTTTTATTTGTGTTATCTTTAATATCAGTGTgctaaaaatattgttttgtttacagGACTTGCTGGTTCTTGAAGAGCAAGAG GGATCTGTGAATTTCAAATTTGGAGTCCTTTATGCTAAGGATGGGCAGCTTACAGATGATGAAATGTTCAGCAATG AAACTGGAAGTGAAAACTTTGAAAGATTTTTGCATCTCTTGGGTGACACAATTACATTGAGAGGCTGGACAGGCTACAGAGGAGGACTGGACACTAAAA ATGATACAACAGGAACCTCTTCTGTCTATACAGTTTTTCAAGGGCATGAAATTATGTTCCACGTTTCAACCATGCTACCATATTCTAGAGAGAACAAGCAGCAG GTAGAAAGGAAGCGACATATTGGAAATGACATTGTCACTATCGTATTTCAGGAAGGCGAAGAGTCTTCTGCAGTGTTCAAGCCATCCATGATTCGCTCTCATTTTACAc ATATTTTTGCCTTGGTGAGATATAATAAACAGAATGATAGTTACAG gctgaaaatattttcagaagaaagcGTTCCTCTCTTTGGGCCTCCCCTTCCTTCACCACCTGTGTTTACAAATCATCAGGAATTCAGGGATTTTGTGTTAGTGAAAT TaataaatggggaaaaagcCACCTTGGAAACCCCAACATTTTCTCAGAAACGTCAACGCACTATAGATATGCTGATCCGCTCTTTATACCAAGACCTGATGCCTGATCTACACAAGGTAAAT AATATGCTTAATAGAAGGTCCTTCAGTGATGTGTTACCAGAGTCCCCAAAATCAACACGGAAAAAAGAGGAGGCTCGGCAAGCAGAGTTTGTCCGACTTGGTCAG GCATTGAAATTGAAAACCACTGTGAAAGGGGATGCCACAGCTAACTTGGCAAccacaagcttttgtaaaaagGAG CCTTGGGAATCTCAGTCTTTCTGCAGTAATTTTCCTCATGAGGTTGTCTGTGCAGATTCTTGGGGCCAGTCCTTGCTGGTTTCTACAGATGCTGGCATCTTGTTAATAGATG atGGTCAATCATCAGTGCAAGTATTTGATAAAACTCTCCAAGTAAAGCAGATGCATGTGTTGGAAGCTCTGGATCTTTTGATTGCCCGGACAGACAAAG GTAAAGACTCTCGTCTCCTTGTCTTCAGGCTCAGTGGTCTCCAAAAAGATatagaaacaaagcaaataataaGGAGCAAATACGACTGCCGAGAAAATAAACTGGAAAGAACAAAAG GCTGCCATTTGTATGCCATTAATACTCACCATGGCAGTGAACTGAGGATTGTTGTGGCTATTCGGAACAAACTACTTCTCGTCACAAAGAAGTATAATCCATGCAACAGTTCAACCAGCAGCTCTTTGTCACCGTCATCGGAATCTCCAGTAGAGGAGTTCCAGTACATCCGG GAAATATGCCTTTCTGACCCTCCAGTAGTTATGGCGCTGGTGGATGGACCTACTGGAGACAGTGACAATATGATCTGTGTAGCGTATCGGCATCAGTTTGATTTAGTTAATGAGAGTACTGGGGAGTCCTATAGATTGCATCACATTGAAACAAACAAG GTTAATTTTGTTGCAGCTATTGATGTATATGAAGATGGTGAAGCTGGTCTACTGTTGTGTTATAACT ATGTTTGCCAATACAGAAAGGTATATCCTTTCAATGGAGGTTCTCCACTGATCCAGCCATCAGCTTATGACTTCCACTTCAGCTGGAATCAAGTTCCTTATGCTGTtg TCTGTGCTTTCCCTTATATCCTTGCCTTCACTACTGATTCCATTGAGATCCGATTAGTGGTGAATGGGAACTTAGTCCACACAGCAGTTGTGCCTGAGCTTCAACTTGTAGCATCAAGG tcagatatttattttaaagctactGCTGCAGTAAGTGGGTCGTCTGACAACAGCTCTAAGGAAATGAGTTCAAGGAATTCTCCTCAAACACCAACAGCTTATGAAATATCAGAATGCCCTCTTTCTTCTCTAGAAG GTGAAGTTCCTTGCAAAAACCTGTACAAAATTCCTCTCAGTAATCTGGTTGGGCGAAGCATTGAACGACCTCTGAAGTCACCTTTGGCTCCCAAGGTCATCACTACTACCACATCCAGTGGCATTGCCTCTCCTCCAGCTACTCACTCACTATCCTTATCTCGtatggaaattaaagaaattgcAAGCAGAACGCGTAAAGAATTGCTGG GCCTCTTGGATGAGCCTTTACCCAAGACAGAAAGTacacagaagcaaagaaagCTTCCTCGAAGACAGTCGGACCCCAAGCAGGGAGCAGTAAGATCAACTAGCAGTGACAG GATAATCTCAAGCTCTTTTGAAAGCTATTCTGAAGGATGTCATCTTTCCACTAGTTCAGATCCTGATAATTTAGCAAACAGGGAGGAGAGCTCACCATCCAGCTATCCATTTCAGCTGATTTCTTTATATGATGAAGACATCATCGACCTGAAGTGA